The following proteins are co-located in the Vigna angularis cultivar LongXiaoDou No.4 chromosome 2, ASM1680809v1, whole genome shotgun sequence genome:
- the LOC108327397 gene encoding uncharacterized protein LOC108327397, translating to MDEYLHMDSQVGSSLISDFSSFISEVGEGDLTNKFTTNEIFRSREHLIDWVRGMTYDLGFVVVIVRSDIATGVRGRKMFVILGCERGGKYRKYKADALPSVYDTRKCDRSFRLKGKPCSDGDEWVLKVMCGHHNHELAETLVRHPYAGRLNMSEQSLLVDMTKSKVTPVNILLTLKQNNDRNVTTIKQIYNARQAYKQSLRGSRIELQQLMMLLDRDKYIHWSRCADDSKVVTGLFWTHPDASNFIWALEKLKGLFLTSEGGPKVIVTDRDLALMNAIANVFPESYQMLCQFHILKNVKAKCKMLVYSSEVWDVLMDAWENVMDCADESLFVEYVNGLQYASISWPLFFEYVNQTWIIPYSTYFVKF from the exons atggatgaatatcttCATATGGATTCTCAAGTTGGTTCTAGTTTGATATCCGATTTCTCTTCATTCATTAGCGAAGTTGGAGAGGgagatttaacaaataaatttaccacaaatgaaatatttcgtTCACGAGAGCACTTAATTGATTGGGTAAGAGGGATGACTTATGatttaggatttgttgtggTAATAGTAAGATCTGATATAGCTACTGGTGTACGGGGAAGAAAAATGTTCGTCATacttggatgtgaaagaggAGGGAAATATCGGAAATACAAAGCCGATGCGTTGCCTAGTGTATACGACACTCGTAAATGTGACCGTTCATTTAGATTAAAGGGTAAACCATGTTCAGACGGGGATGAATGGGTGTTGAAGGTGATGTGTGGACATCATAACCATGAGTTGGCTGAAACTTTAGTTAGGCATCCTTATGCTGGCAGGTTAAATATGAGTGAGCAGTCATTACTGGTTGATATGACAAAGAGTAAAGTTACAcctgtaaatattttattaaccctcaaacaaaataatgatcgaAATGTCACAACGATTAAACAAATCTACAACGCAAGGCAAGCGTATAAACAATCATTGAGAGGGTCCAGAATTgaactacaacaacttatgatgttgttggacCGAGATAAGTACATTCATTGGAGTAGGTGTGCCGATGATTCAAAGGTTGTTACTGGCCTGTTTTGGACACATCCTGATGCA AGTAATTTCATATGGGCTTTGGAAAAGctgaaaggtttatttttaacatctgaGGGTGGTCCTAAAGTCATTGTCACTGACCGAGACTTGGCTTTGATGAATGCCATTGCTAATGTATTCCCTGAGTCATATCAGATGTTATGTCAGTTCcacatccttaaaaatgttaaagctaaatgcaaaatgttagttTATTCTAGTGAGGTTTGGGATGTGTTGATGGATGCATGGGAAAATGTGATGGATTGTGCTGATGAGAGCTTGTTTGTTGAGTATGTGAATGGTCTTCAATACGCGAGCATTTCATGGCctttgttctttgaatatgtgaatcagACTTGGATTATTCCGTATAGTACATACTTTGTAAAGTTCTAG
- the LOC108327396 gene encoding uncharacterized protein LOC108327396 produces MLLTSDPFKGYKYRKLIGRVSRYPLDLIAKELKRVQQIGLDSSKCGCALRRTFGVPCACELARYNVGLIPLGEFHIMWRRLHFSNVELNETEPELSIKDELKKVEERFNEVDIGGKVTIKQKLLDITCPKLTSMVPPLHKVKTKGAKKSKVQRRERSTTRDPSYFEYVDAFHSTIESSTVKSKLQSKPNVMKKKRVPMIDQFHSITHPFIVDVVDVVADGHCGYRCIDVSLGLREDSWPVIRNDLYKELSQWRDEYASLVGGYDRLEDLRNSLLVQSQSTLFYVKLQEGCPLPMVNIISSTHCYLEARAWSSIYTSRMQAFAQLMGVTTSYIDLGDS; encoded by the exons ATGTTGCTCACGAGTGACCCTTTTAAAGGATACAAATATAGAAAACTTATTGGGCGTGTCTCTCGATATCCATTGGATCTTATTGCTAAGGAATTGAAAAGAGTGCAACAGATAGGATTGGACTCATCAAAGTGTGGATGCGCATTGAGACGTACATTTGGTGTCCCCTGTGCATGTGAATTAGCACGGTATAATGTTGGATTGATCCCTCTGGGTGAATTTCATATCATGTGGCGAAGATTGCATTTctcaaatgttgaattaaatgaaactgAGCCCGAGTTATCCATTAAAGATGAGTTGAAAAAAGTAGAAGAACGATTCAATGAGGTTGACATTGGAGGTAAAGTCACCATCAAGCAGAAGTTACTTGACATTACTTGTCCTAAATTGACATCAATGGTCCCTCCACTACATAAAGTCAAGACAAAGGGTGCTAAAAAAAGTAAAGTTCAACGAAGAGAAAGGTCTACGACGCGGGATCCATCATATTTTGAGTATGTCGATGCCTTTCATTCAACCATAGAATCTTCAACTGTGAAAAGTAAATTACAATCAAAGCCAAAtgtaatgaagaaaaagagagttcCAATGATAGACCAGTTTCATTCTATTACTCACCCTTTCATTGTggatgttgttgatgttgtggctGATGGTCATTGTGGATATAGATGCATTGATGTGTCGTTGGGACTCAGAGAAGATTCATGGCCCGTTATCAGAAATGATTTGTACAAAGAACTCAGTCAATGGCGTGATGAATATGCAAGCCTAGTAGGAGGGTATGATAGACTAGAAGACCTAAGGAACTCTTTGTTGGTGCAGTCACAGTCGACActgttttat GTTAAGTTACAAGAAGGTTGTCCTTTGCCCATGGTGAATATCATATCCTCAACCCACTGTTATCTTGAGGCACGAGCATGGTCATCTATTTATACTAGCAGGATGCAAGCATTTGCACAGTTGATGGGCGTAACGACATCTTATATTGACTTGGGTGATTCGTGA
- the LOC108329382 gene encoding galacturonosyltransferase 8: MVNPRIPLSRIPTFTLFTSAITLALCTFFLLSFLFTTHSYSSHQHHLTGSEGGISHGFESIRRSILALKTDPLKPRLDQIRKQADDHRSLALVYASYARKLKLESSKLVRIFAELSVNFSDLMKKPQYRTLFSSDGSPADESVVRQLEKEVKERIKTTRQVIGDAKESFDNQLKIQKLKDTIFSVNEQLTKAKKQGAFSSLIAAKSIPKSLHCLSMRLMEERIAHPEKYTTEGKPTPPEVEDPNLYHYALFSDNVVAASVVVNSATKNAKEPWKHVFHVVTDKMNLGAMQVMFKLKDYNGAHIEVKAVEDYKFLNSSYVPVLKQLESANLQRFYFENKLENATKDTNNMKFRNPKYLSILNHLRFYLPEMYPKLHKILFLDDDIVVQKDLTGLWKIDMDGKVNGAVETCFGSFHRYAQYMNFSHPLIKAKFSPKACAWAYGMNFFDLDAWRREKCTEEYHYWQNLNENRTLWKLGTLPPGLITYYSTTKPLDKSWHVLGLGYNPSISMDEINNAAVVHFNGNMKPWLDIAMAQFKPLWTKYVDYELDFVQACNFGI; this comes from the exons ATGGTGAATCCTCGGATTCCACTTTCAAGGATCCCAACCTTCACACTTTTCACTTCTGCTATAACATTAGCTCTCTGCACTTTCTTCctcctctcttttctcttcacTACCCATTCTTATTCTTCTCATCAACACCACTTAACG GGTTCTGAGGGTGGTATTTCACATGGATTTGAGTCAATAAGAAGATCCATTCTAGCTCTGAAAACAGATCCTCTGAAGCCTCGACTGGACCAGATTCGTAAGCAAGCTGATGATCATCGTTCTTTGGCTCTTGTGTATGCTTCCTATGCACGCAAACTGAAGCTCGAGAGCTCAAAGCTTGTCAGGATTTTCGCAGAGCTATCAGTAAACTTCTCAGATCTAATGAAAAAACCTCAATACAGGACTCTTTTCAGCAGTGATGGATCCCCTGCTGATGAATCAGTGGTTCGACAATTGGAGAAGGAAGTGAAGGAGCGCATTAAGACCACACGCCAGGTGATTGGCGATGCCAAAGAATCCTTTGATAACCAGCTCAAGATTCAGAAGTTGAAGGATACGATTTTCTCAGTGAATGAGCAGTTAACTAAGGCAAAGAAGCAGGGTGCTTTCTCGAGCCTCATTGCGGCCAAGTCGATTCCAAAGAGTTTGCATTGTCTCTCCATGAGGTTGATGGAAGAGAGGATTGCCCATCCTGAGAAGTACACAACTGAGGGGAAGCCTACCCCTCCAGAAGTTGAAGATCCTAACCTTTACCACTATGCCTTGTTCTCTGACAATGTTGTTGCAGCATCTGTTGTGGTCAATTCAGCAACAAAGAATGCAAAGGAGCCATGGAAGCATGTGTTTCATGTTGTGACTGATAAGATGAACCTTGGAGCAATGCAAGTGATGTTTAAGTTGAAGGATTATAATGGTGCACACATTGAGGTCAAGGCAGTGGAGGATTACAAGTTCCTGAACTCTTCTTATGTTCCGGTCCTTAAACAATTAGAGTCTGCTAACCTCCAGAGATTTTACTTCGAGAACAAGCTTGAGAATGCTACAAAGGACACTAATAATATGAAGTTTAGGAATCCCAAATATTTGTCCATATTGAACCATTTAAGATTTTACTTGCCAGAAATGTATCCAAAGCtgcataaaattttgtttttggatgatgACATTGTGGTTCAGAAGGATCTTACCGGGTTGTGGAAGATTGATATGGATGGCAAGGTTAATGGAGCTGTAGAAACATGTTTTGGATCATTCCATAGATATGCACAGTACATGAACTTCTCGCACCCCTTGATTAAAGCAAAATTTAGTCCAAAGGCTTGTGCATGGGCTTATGGAATGAATTTCTTTGATTTGGATGCATGGAGAAGGGAAAAATGCACGGAAGAATATCATTACTGGCAGAATCTG AATGAAAACCGAACACTATGGAAATTAGGGACATTGCCACCAGGTCTGATCACATATTACTCAACAACTAAACCACTGGATAAGTCATGGCATGTTCTGGGACTTGGCTATAATCCAAGCATCAGCATGGATGAGATTAACAATGCAGCAGTGGTGCATTTCAATGGCAACATGAAACCATGGCTTGACATTGCAATGGCTCAATTCAAGCCTCTTTGGACAAAGTATGTTGACTATGAATTAGATTTCGTTCAGGCATGCAATTTTGGTATCTAA